From a single Sulfitobacter sp. DSM 110093 genomic region:
- a CDS encoding TRAP transporter large permease, translating into MAVWEVSGVAFFGVFVLMMGGMPIALAMLLIGLSGIWLTISERTAMGMIGQLPINATMSYELSVLPMFILMGVFVTRARMSEDLYRLCHGFVGHMRGGLAAATILACGGFSALSGSSLATAATMAKVAVPEMRRYGYADGFAASAVAAGGTLGILIPPSVILVLYGIATGTDIGSLFIAGILPGVLAIVLYLAAIRIAAQIDPSCAPAAPRASWSERLRYLRSVGPILLLFVGIIGGLYKGIFTPTEAGGVGATGALAFALWRRALSWKGLVASLVETVTTTASLFLVLIGALVFSNFMNLIGLPAALSDLITSLGLGPTAVILTILVIYLFLGMFMESLSMILLTIPIFFPIVTQLGFDPIWFGIFAVMVTELSLITPPVGLNLFVIRSVIDDLSVGDMYRGILPFVLADLIRIIIIIAVPWIVMVLPELAR; encoded by the coding sequence ATGGCCGTTTGGGAGGTTTCCGGGGTAGCATTCTTCGGTGTTTTTGTACTGATGATGGGCGGGATGCCAATCGCATTGGCCATGTTGCTCATTGGCCTGTCCGGGATATGGCTCACGATCTCTGAGCGCACAGCAATGGGAATGATTGGCCAGCTGCCAATCAATGCAACGATGTCCTATGAGCTTTCTGTGCTGCCCATGTTCATCCTAATGGGCGTCTTTGTTACCCGCGCGCGTATGTCAGAAGACCTGTACCGGCTCTGTCATGGGTTTGTAGGCCATATGCGGGGCGGATTGGCAGCAGCCACAATCCTAGCATGCGGCGGGTTCTCCGCGCTCAGCGGTTCCTCTTTGGCCACGGCCGCCACAATGGCGAAGGTCGCGGTGCCGGAAATGCGCCGGTATGGATATGCTGATGGCTTTGCTGCCTCAGCCGTCGCCGCAGGGGGCACTTTGGGCATTCTGATCCCGCCCTCCGTAATCCTCGTGCTCTACGGCATTGCCACTGGCACGGACATCGGCTCATTGTTCATTGCGGGCATCTTACCGGGCGTCCTAGCCATTGTGCTGTATCTGGCAGCGATCCGCATCGCCGCCCAGATTGATCCTTCCTGCGCGCCTGCAGCCCCCCGCGCGAGCTGGAGCGAACGTCTGCGCTATCTTCGCAGTGTCGGTCCCATCCTATTGCTCTTTGTGGGAATCATCGGAGGACTTTACAAAGGGATATTTACCCCTACCGAAGCAGGAGGCGTAGGCGCAACCGGTGCGCTGGCCTTTGCGCTCTGGCGCCGTGCCCTGTCATGGAAAGGACTGGTTGCCTCTTTGGTGGAAACTGTAACAACAACGGCAAGCCTGTTTCTGGTTCTTATCGGGGCTTTGGTCTTTTCCAACTTCATGAACCTCATCGGCCTCCCCGCCGCTTTGTCAGATCTCATCACTTCCTTAGGCCTCGGCCCGACCGCTGTGATCCTCACCATCCTCGTGATCTATCTCTTTTTGGGCATGTTTATGGAAAGCCTCTCCATGATCTTGCTGACCATCCCCATCTTCTTCCCAATTGTAACCCAACTAGGGTTTGACCCCATCTGGTTTGGGATCTTTGCAGTCATGGTCACAGAGCTCTCCTTGATCACTCCCCCGGTTGGCCTGAATCTTTTTGTAATAAGGTCTGTCATTGATGACTTGTCCGTTGGGGATATGTACCGCGGCATCTTGCCCTTTGTATTGGCCGATCTTATTCGCATCATAATCATCATCGCCGTGCCATGGATCGTCATGGTCCTGCCCGAACTGGCGCGCTGA
- a CDS encoding fumarylacetoacetate hydrolase family protein, translating to MTHQTTLIERILQDVQNGSPFNPYAEEPPRSLMQAYAVQDEVAASLAAPEMRGPVAGWKIAANSQQLMDRFKLSEPASGRIFASQSVKSDAVLDASDYTEFAFEPEIVAVMKSTLAPQETPFNRSQVVAAIDRFATGVELLDMRHTDMPNTHIPDAIAQNISNVGAVVGDGGVEPESLNTSDLNTVVLIDGKVVHDVTGAAPQNPLDAVIWLANHLASRGLALEAGQVVFCGTHSPILYHDGPGKIEVEMSGVGRAALTLR from the coding sequence ATGACCCACCAAACCACGTTGATTGAGAGAATCTTGCAGGATGTTCAGAATGGCAGTCCTTTTAACCCGTATGCCGAAGAGCCACCGCGAAGCCTCATGCAAGCCTATGCCGTTCAGGATGAGGTGGCAGCGTCCCTAGCTGCTCCTGAAATGCGCGGCCCGGTTGCTGGTTGGAAGATCGCCGCGAACTCGCAACAATTAATGGATCGGTTCAAACTCAGCGAGCCTGCGTCGGGTCGTATCTTTGCAAGTCAATCAGTGAAAAGCGATGCGGTGCTGGACGCATCGGATTACACAGAATTTGCCTTTGAGCCAGAAATCGTCGCTGTAATGAAGTCGACGCTGGCACCACAAGAGACACCCTTCAATCGGTCTCAGGTGGTGGCTGCCATAGATAGGTTCGCGACTGGAGTAGAGCTATTGGATATGCGTCATACGGACATGCCCAACACTCATATTCCCGATGCTATCGCACAAAATATTTCGAACGTGGGAGCGGTTGTTGGTGATGGTGGGGTTGAGCCAGAAAGCTTAAACACTAGCGATCTTAATACTGTTGTCCTGATTGACGGCAAAGTTGTGCACGACGTTACAGGAGCGGCTCCGCAAAACCCTCTGGATGCCGTAATTTGGCTTGCCAATCACCTCGCGTCTCGAGGCCTCGCCCTTGAAGCCGGTCAAGTCGTCTTCTGCGGAACGCATAGCCCGATCTTATATCATGACGGACCAGGGAAAATTGAAGTCGAGATGTCCGGCGTTGGTAGAGCAGCACTCACGCTTCGCTAA
- a CDS encoding TIM barrel protein, whose product MKLISNVSMMFCELPLVERLKAAQDAGFDGVEIQFPEAQAIAPLKEASSALEMPIELINVPRGPGESVGLAALPAEKEAYRAAVEICAKQAATLNVRKINVLSGRPPEGVPHADCLAMLKANLTYTAEVMANIDVQVMVEAVNRHDVPGFFLSGLDEALALLEELNCPNIALQFDLYHMAITEPDLPAAIRRAGPRIGHVQFADTPGRHEPGTGEIDFAAAFTALHDIGYHGAVSAEYRPQHNTCDGLQWMIDFKRMMA is encoded by the coding sequence ATGAAGCTTATTTCCAACGTCTCAATGATGTTCTGTGAACTTCCCTTAGTGGAACGGCTCAAAGCAGCGCAGGATGCCGGGTTCGATGGGGTCGAGATCCAATTTCCGGAAGCACAGGCGATTGCGCCTTTGAAAGAGGCATCGAGCGCGCTGGAGATGCCCATTGAGTTGATCAACGTTCCCCGGGGGCCGGGGGAATCTGTCGGTCTCGCCGCACTGCCGGCCGAGAAAGAAGCTTACCGCGCTGCTGTGGAAATCTGTGCCAAACAAGCCGCCACTTTGAACGTGCGCAAAATCAATGTTCTTTCTGGCCGACCGCCTGAAGGCGTGCCTCACGCCGATTGCCTGGCGATGTTGAAGGCCAATCTAACATATACTGCTGAGGTGATGGCCAACATTGATGTGCAGGTCATGGTGGAGGCAGTGAATCGTCACGATGTCCCGGGCTTCTTTCTCTCGGGCCTAGATGAGGCGCTCGCGCTTTTGGAGGAGCTCAACTGTCCTAACATCGCGCTTCAGTTTGATTTGTACCATATGGCAATCACAGAGCCCGACTTACCTGCTGCAATCCGGCGGGCGGGGCCAAGGATCGGCCATGTTCAATTTGCTGACACACCAGGTCGCCATGAACCTGGGACTGGCGAGATCGATTTCGCCGCAGCTTTCACGGCACTGCACGACATAGGCTACCACGGCGCAGTTTCGGCAGAATATCGTCCGCAGCATAACACATGTGACGGACTTCAATGGATGATAGATTTCAAAAGGATGATGGCATGA
- a CDS encoding TRAP transporter small permease, giving the protein MSAAITFFDRLCLSLAWLSGLIAFAVMAVTFTGVAMRYGLRSPLMGGFEMIEIGMGLIVFSALPLMVRRRGNIIVTIVIERLPPVLVRIASVFSDLVGAALVAFVSWRVWLQGERLLTYNEVTMELRVPKGLIAQSMAIFLAVTAIAFLLCAIESFRQDRSATASGGGL; this is encoded by the coding sequence ATGTCGGCTGCCATTACTTTCTTTGACCGGCTGTGTCTGTCGCTGGCATGGTTGTCTGGGCTCATTGCTTTTGCGGTCATGGCCGTGACATTTACAGGCGTTGCCATGCGCTATGGGCTGCGCAGCCCGCTTATGGGTGGCTTTGAGATGATCGAAATCGGTATGGGGCTGATTGTATTCAGTGCCTTGCCACTCATGGTCCGTCGCCGGGGCAATATTATCGTGACAATCGTAATCGAGCGGCTACCGCCCGTGCTGGTACGGATCGCCAGTGTCTTCTCTGATCTGGTGGGGGCAGCACTTGTGGCTTTTGTTTCTTGGCGCGTATGGCTGCAGGGCGAACGCCTTTTGACTTATAATGAGGTCACAATGGAATTGCGCGTCCCCAAGGGCTTGATCGCCCAAAGCATGGCTATTTTTCTGGCCGTTACAGCGATTGCATTTCTGCTTTGTGCCATTGAATCTTTCAGGCAGGACCGGTCTGCGACGGCCAGTGGCGGGGGGCTCTAA
- a CDS encoding NAD(P)-dependent oxidoreductase has protein sequence MSDVTTLGYIGTGLMGTPMAARLLDAGYALTVWNRTAAKTKALVEKGATLGANPAEVARRSDIVFMCLTDTQAVQEAVFGEGGVAAGARDGTTLVDFSSIQPEATVKMAGQLKAETGMDWIDAPVSGGVPGAEAGSLAIMAGGAQSAFDRVEKVVLEMAERFTLMGPSGAGQTTKLCNQVIVGCTMAVLAEAARLATNAGVDATRLPEALAGGFADSKPLQIFMPRMVNAQHEPPLGHVYTMLKDLDSVCDLARSCTSPVPFTSMAAEQFRLLTVRGGETADALEIFKLSGPSKL, from the coding sequence ATGAGCGATGTGACAACACTCGGCTACATTGGCACAGGCTTAATGGGCACGCCAATGGCCGCGCGCCTGCTCGACGCAGGCTATGCGCTGACTGTCTGGAACCGCACGGCGGCCAAAACCAAAGCGCTCGTCGAAAAAGGGGCCACTTTAGGCGCCAATCCCGCCGAAGTTGCACGCCGGTCAGATATCGTTTTTATGTGCTTAACCGACACCCAGGCGGTTCAAGAGGCCGTTTTTGGTGAAGGCGGTGTTGCCGCAGGGGCGCGTGACGGTACCACTTTAGTTGATTTTTCTTCCATCCAGCCAGAAGCTACGGTCAAGATGGCCGGACAGCTCAAAGCTGAAACGGGGATGGATTGGATTGATGCCCCTGTCTCTGGCGGTGTTCCGGGCGCTGAAGCAGGCAGTTTGGCAATCATGGCCGGGGGGGCTCAAAGCGCTTTTGACCGTGTTGAAAAAGTAGTTCTAGAAATGGCCGAGCGCTTTACGCTGATGGGGCCATCCGGCGCCGGCCAAACAACCAAGTTATGCAATCAAGTTATTGTTGGATGCACGATGGCAGTTTTGGCCGAAGCTGCACGTCTTGCTACAAATGCTGGCGTTGATGCGACACGGCTGCCGGAAGCTTTGGCCGGCGGTTTCGCGGACAGTAAACCGTTACAGATCTTCATGCCCCGGATGGTAAACGCGCAGCATGAACCTCCTTTGGGGCATGTCTACACAATGCTGAAAGATCTCGACTCAGTCTGCGATCTTGCACGATCTTGCACATCTCCGGTTCCGTTCACTTCAATGGCGGCTGAGCAGTTTCGCCTGTTGACTGTACGTGGGGGAGAGACGGCAGACGCTCTGGAAATCTTTAAACTGAGCGGACCGAGCAAACTTTGA
- the ilvD gene encoding dihydroxy-acid dehydratase — translation MASSNKKPLRSRITTDGIDRSPHRAFMHAMGLDDAAIAKPMVGVVSQKGETTPCNMTHYAQVEYAKEGVGMAGGTPREFTTISVSDGVGMNHEGMKFSLVSREIIADSIEAVIHGHAYDGIVGYGGCDKTLPGVIMGMVRCNVPSVFVYGGSALPGRFQGRDVSVLDTYEAVGAVQAGTMTEDELTQLEEACKPTIGSCAGQFTANTMAMVSEALGLTVPNSSMIPGVYSERKGVGHRAGALVMELIERGGPLPRDIVTRKALENACAIVAATGGSTNTALHIPAIAHEAGIKFTADDVAAVLQRTPFIGNLRPGGKYHAKDVYEIGGAHVVIKELIANGFMHGDTLTVTGRTLAEEVADAPAPDGEIIHPVSSAIMQSGGVVVLKGNLCPDGALLKVAGLKSLTFTGTARVFESEDEAVEAVHSRDYKEGEVLIVRNEGPVGGPGMREMLGLTALIYGQGMGEKVALLTDGRFSGATRGMCIGHAAPEAATGGPMGLVQNGDLITIDGTSATITLDVPDEELARRRAEWKAPETRHRAGLLSKYAASVGQAHEGAVTHPGNAQWPEPRRKGKTT, via the coding sequence ATGGCATCGTCCAACAAAAAGCCACTTCGCTCGCGCATTACCACTGACGGCATCGACCGTAGCCCCCACCGCGCATTTATGCATGCAATGGGGCTCGACGACGCGGCCATCGCCAAGCCGATGGTTGGTGTTGTCAGTCAAAAGGGCGAAACCACCCCCTGCAACATGACCCATTACGCCCAGGTTGAGTATGCCAAGGAAGGCGTCGGCATGGCTGGAGGCACCCCACGGGAGTTTACGACAATCTCCGTGTCGGACGGTGTGGGCATGAACCATGAGGGGATGAAATTCAGTCTCGTCAGCCGAGAGATCATTGCAGACAGTATTGAGGCGGTGATCCACGGGCATGCCTATGATGGCATCGTTGGCTATGGCGGATGCGATAAGACTTTGCCCGGGGTCATCATGGGGATGGTGCGGTGCAACGTGCCCTCCGTCTTTGTTTACGGCGGATCTGCTCTACCAGGACGGTTCCAGGGGCGCGATGTGAGTGTTTTGGACACCTACGAAGCTGTTGGTGCAGTTCAAGCAGGGACAATGACCGAGGACGAGCTTACTCAGCTCGAAGAAGCCTGCAAGCCAACCATTGGCTCATGTGCGGGGCAGTTCACTGCCAATACTATGGCGATGGTTTCAGAAGCATTAGGACTGACGGTGCCTAACTCTTCTATGATCCCTGGCGTTTATTCGGAACGCAAAGGCGTGGGCCATCGTGCGGGCGCTCTTGTGATGGAGCTGATCGAACGTGGCGGTCCCTTGCCGCGAGATATCGTGACACGCAAGGCGCTTGAAAATGCTTGTGCGATCGTTGCTGCCACCGGCGGGTCTACCAACACTGCGTTGCACATTCCGGCAATTGCACATGAGGCAGGCATCAAGTTTACAGCTGATGATGTTGCTGCCGTTCTCCAACGCACGCCATTCATTGGCAATCTGCGGCCCGGTGGCAAATACCATGCCAAAGACGTGTACGAAATTGGCGGCGCACATGTGGTCATCAAAGAGCTGATCGCCAATGGTTTCATGCATGGCGACACACTGACCGTGACAGGTCGAACGCTCGCCGAAGAAGTGGCAGACGCTCCAGCACCGGATGGCGAAATCATCCACCCCGTCTCCAGCGCTATTATGCAGTCTGGTGGCGTTGTTGTACTGAAGGGGAACCTCTGCCCGGATGGCGCGCTTTTGAAAGTGGCCGGGCTAAAGTCGCTGACCTTCACCGGAACGGCACGGGTGTTTGAAAGCGAAGATGAAGCTGTCGAAGCGGTTCATTCACGCGATTATAAAGAAGGCGAGGTCCTGATCGTGCGCAATGAAGGCCCGGTGGGGGGGCCTGGTATGCGCGAGATGTTGGGGCTTACAGCCCTGATCTACGGGCAAGGGATGGGCGAGAAGGTCGCCCTTCTGACGGATGGTCGCTTTTCTGGTGCGACGCGGGGCATGTGTATTGGCCACGCTGCCCCTGAAGCGGCGACCGGCGGACCGATGGGATTGGTCCAAAACGGGGATTTGATCACCATCGACGGCACGTCGGCAACGATCACACTCGACGTCCCTGATGAGGAGTTGGCACGCAGGCGCGCTGAGTGGAAAGCCCCCGAAACACGCCATCGCGCAGGCCTGCTGTCCAAATACGCAGCCTCCGTAGGCCAAGCCCATGAAGGCGCCGTCACGCACCCCGGAAACGCCCAGTGGCCCGAGCCACGCAGGAAAGGGAAAACAACATGA
- a CDS encoding TRAP transporter substrate-binding protein — protein sequence MKPFATWAFAAALASSAVPALAQETKTIRVGSWLPAHHLIVAGILEPWAAAIEEETAGSLKFEIMTSPLGPPPAQFDLLLDQAFDVGYGVSGHNAGRFTMTQVMDLPFMSPDPWAGSAASWLTYQKFGADYGEHQGAHVVGLFTHSNPNINMAKGRVETLTDLQGKTIRVGGNVTGRIMSELGASPVQLPPTEAQTAMSRGVADGITFPSESIDFFGITPVISSITRVPGGLYTDTFWVAFNQDSWDGLSEVERAAVDKHSGMALAMLSGFAWSNGDKYGEEKLNENGVEFVTLSDEDVATARDTLKPLETEWLAQASDKGFDGEAILQYARDMAENYRADREVNVVK from the coding sequence ATGAAACCATTTGCAACTTGGGCATTTGCCGCAGCACTCGCGAGCAGTGCGGTCCCCGCCCTCGCGCAAGAGACCAAAACCATTCGGGTGGGATCCTGGCTTCCGGCACACCATCTCATCGTTGCGGGCATTTTAGAACCATGGGCCGCAGCGATTGAAGAAGAGACGGCAGGGTCTCTGAAGTTTGAAATCATGACCTCTCCTCTCGGCCCCCCGCCAGCCCAGTTTGACCTCTTGTTGGACCAAGCCTTTGACGTCGGCTACGGCGTATCGGGACATAATGCCGGTCGGTTCACTATGACACAGGTCATGGATCTGCCCTTCATGTCGCCCGATCCATGGGCAGGCTCCGCCGCCTCCTGGCTGACCTACCAAAAGTTTGGTGCAGATTACGGCGAGCATCAGGGCGCCCATGTGGTAGGTCTGTTCACCCACTCCAACCCAAACATCAATATGGCGAAAGGCCGGGTTGAAACCCTAACGGACTTGCAGGGAAAAACGATCCGCGTAGGGGGTAATGTGACCGGACGCATCATGTCAGAGTTGGGTGCGTCTCCTGTTCAACTTCCGCCAACAGAGGCACAAACCGCGATGTCGCGAGGCGTTGCCGATGGGATTACCTTTCCTTCTGAATCCATCGACTTTTTTGGCATCACACCGGTCATTTCCTCAATCACGCGCGTCCCCGGCGGCCTTTACACAGATACGTTTTGGGTCGCGTTTAACCAAGACAGTTGGGACGGCCTGAGCGAAGTAGAGCGCGCAGCCGTTGACAAGCACTCCGGCATGGCTCTTGCCATGCTGTCCGGGTTTGCTTGGTCCAATGGTGACAAATATGGTGAAGAGAAGCTAAACGAAAACGGCGTGGAGTTTGTCACGCTGAGCGACGAAGATGTCGCCACTGCTCGCGACACATTGAAACCGCTCGAAACCGAATGGCTGGCCCAAGCGTCAGATAAGGGTTTTGATGGGGAAGCCATCCTCCAGTATGCCCGCGATATGGCTGAGAACTATCGCGCAGACCGCGAAGTGAACGTCGTAAAATAA
- a CDS encoding response regulator: protein MEILAVDDDPIIRDLVQTTLSAVNACEITTASSGAEALELLSAPETKFDCLLLDIEMPEMDGIALCRKIRSLPGYLYTPILMLTQRTDAIAVGRAFVAGATDYVTKPFEAGDLRSRLRVAERMMKRTEATLHISAQDLETGSPGVHHFDDSQAVHIEDIPQLVLPFSLGAYLSQLSRSSLDDCHVFAVSIDNFQQLYANGTTAEVRTAIVAVTRLIAQSISCPELLMTHNGGGMLLCVVTTEHLPDWDDVENAIQRQLGELVPRYEHGGKMNLTLSIGKPIQPNASATQRVKRTFDRAIQRVKSARTESLTGSQPDLHPAAAAS, encoded by the coding sequence ATGGAAATTCTTGCAGTCGACGACGACCCAATCATCCGAGACCTGGTCCAAACGACCCTATCTGCCGTAAACGCTTGCGAGATCACCACCGCCTCCTCTGGCGCAGAGGCGCTAGAGCTTCTTTCAGCACCAGAAACAAAATTCGACTGCCTGCTGCTCGATATCGAGATGCCAGAAATGGACGGCATTGCCCTATGCCGCAAAATTCGATCCCTACCGGGATACCTCTACACACCCATCCTAATGCTGACGCAAAGGACGGATGCTATCGCAGTGGGCCGCGCCTTCGTGGCAGGTGCGACCGATTATGTCACAAAGCCGTTTGAAGCAGGCGATCTTAGGTCAAGACTGCGTGTGGCAGAGCGCATGATGAAGAGAACAGAAGCCACGCTCCATATTTCCGCACAAGATTTGGAAACGGGATCGCCAGGGGTGCATCACTTTGACGATAGTCAAGCCGTGCACATCGAAGATATCCCTCAACTTGTTCTCCCCTTTTCACTGGGGGCATATCTCTCCCAGCTCTCACGGAGCAGCTTAGATGATTGCCATGTTTTTGCGGTCTCCATCGATAACTTTCAGCAGCTGTACGCGAATGGCACCACCGCAGAGGTCAGGACTGCAATCGTTGCAGTCACGCGGCTCATAGCGCAGAGCATAAGCTGTCCGGAGCTTTTGATGACCCACAACGGGGGCGGCATGCTTCTCTGCGTGGTCACAACTGAGCACCTGCCAGATTGGGACGACGTGGAAAATGCAATTCAACGTCAGTTGGGGGAGTTGGTCCCACGCTATGAGCACGGCGGCAAAATGAATCTCACCCTTTCGATCGGCAAGCCGATCCAGCCGAATGCCAGCGCCACACAGCGCGTAAAGCGGACGTTTGATCGCGCAATCCAACGGGTGAAGTCCGCCAGAACGGAAAGTCTCACGGGCTCACAACCAGATCTGCACCCTGCTGCCGCGGCGTCTTGA
- a CDS encoding ATP-binding protein: MTLNCNVSANFSASESIELDPSLSERDARFDKLTNIASLVMKAPISLLTIIDDAGGQQLFKSAAGLTGELFQTRSTPLSHSFCKHVRDSGKPLVVRDSRKHPELKYNPAVAEFGLIGYLGVPFRSERGDVVGAFCCIDHRPRDWDENDIEILTRLASIAADQLHLTSAEDGRVKAKRLAEQAAATRASFLSHANHEVRTPLSSIGGATRLLSMVVADEKARNLVGVIERNVSRLSALADDLVRIAELDDATASIAQESFNLSEVIGNIVDRHHDAAQTKGIDLTLTCDLKDDPLLLFDAQVLTQVVERLLSNAVKFTSLGEVRVAIASEHCQDGATIRITDTGCGIEAEHLVRLFDEFEAHNPRTARQGGGTGLGMSIVRRDVERMGGEISVSSQPGEGTDFVVFLPNGRGANSCEHLEDEQEGGSHLLTCLECGEEMGLLRRHLSQVHGLTPEAYRAKWKLASDFAVSSKGYRKMRQAVRNLM, translated from the coding sequence ATGACATTGAATTGTAATGTTTCCGCAAATTTTAGTGCGTCTGAATCTATTGAGTTGGACCCATCTCTGTCCGAGCGCGACGCGCGCTTTGATAAGCTTACAAATATAGCATCCCTTGTCATGAAGGCGCCTATATCCCTTCTCACGATTATCGACGATGCGGGTGGTCAACAGCTCTTTAAGTCAGCCGCGGGCCTGACAGGAGAACTCTTCCAGACGCGTTCGACGCCACTAAGCCACTCTTTTTGCAAACATGTCCGTGACAGCGGCAAACCGCTTGTGGTCCGAGACTCTCGAAAGCACCCTGAGCTTAAGTATAACCCGGCGGTTGCTGAATTTGGCCTCATTGGGTATCTCGGGGTTCCGTTCCGCAGTGAGCGGGGGGACGTTGTGGGCGCATTTTGCTGTATAGACCACCGCCCGCGGGATTGGGACGAAAACGATATTGAAATCCTTACCCGATTGGCCTCCATCGCAGCCGACCAGCTTCATCTGACTTCTGCAGAGGACGGTAGAGTAAAGGCCAAACGTTTGGCCGAGCAAGCCGCGGCGACCCGTGCAAGCTTTCTGTCGCATGCCAATCATGAGGTGCGGACCCCCCTTAGCTCCATTGGGGGAGCAACCCGTCTTCTGAGCATGGTCGTGGCCGATGAGAAAGCGCGCAATCTCGTTGGGGTGATTGAGCGGAATGTATCCCGGTTGAGCGCGCTCGCAGATGATCTTGTGCGGATTGCAGAGTTGGACGACGCGACCGCTTCGATTGCCCAGGAATCCTTTAATCTGTCGGAAGTAATCGGCAATATCGTGGATAGGCATCATGATGCCGCTCAGACCAAAGGGATAGATCTCACTCTTACCTGTGACCTCAAAGATGATCCCCTCTTACTGTTTGATGCGCAAGTCCTCACCCAAGTCGTTGAACGCCTTCTTTCCAACGCTGTTAAGTTTACGTCCCTCGGCGAAGTGCGGGTCGCGATCGCGTCAGAACACTGCCAGGACGGTGCCACTATCAGGATCACAGATACCGGCTGTGGCATTGAGGCAGAACACCTCGTCAGACTTTTTGATGAGTTCGAAGCGCACAACCCAAGAACGGCGCGTCAGGGAGGAGGCACGGGGCTTGGTATGAGCATCGTTCGCCGCGACGTCGAACGGATGGGCGGTGAGATCTCGGTATCCAGCCAGCCGGGGGAGGGAACGGACTTCGTCGTGTTCCTGCCTAACGGCCGCGGCGCAAATTCTTGCGAGCATCTCGAGGATGAGCAGGAGGGTGGCTCTCACCTTCTTACCTGTCTGGAATGTGGGGAGGAGATGGGTCTTCTGCGTCGTCATCTAAGCCAAGTGCATGGTCTGACCCCTGAGGCCTATCGCGCCAAATGGAAGCTGGCTAGCGACTTTGCGGTTTCCAGTAAGGGCTATAGAAAGATGCGGCAGGCGGTCAGAAACTTGATGTAA
- a CDS encoding antitoxin VbhA family protein, translated as MACTHKSYDETASEDRRTVVASAINSQRLEGLELDVDTLADLDNFISGKIDLAQVKAKIEARFDRLEPSI; from the coding sequence ATGGCCTGCACACACAAAAGCTATGACGAAACCGCCTCCGAGGACCGCAGGACTGTGGTTGCGAGCGCAATAAATAGTCAGCGCCTTGAGGGGTTGGAGCTTGACGTAGATACGTTAGCCGATCTTGATAATTTCATTTCAGGAAAAATAGACTTAGCGCAGGTCAAAGCCAAGATTGAAGCAAGGTTCGATCGCCTTGAACCGTCCATATAA
- a CDS encoding response regulator, translated as MKILAVDDNPFILEFLPAILQGTDFANVTVAASGKEALAIIEASAQPFDCLLLDIVMPFMDGITLCRKIRAISSYRTTPIIMLTLKSDAISIEQAFAAGANDYIVKPFEVREVERRLRVIQRLLDSSEVALRLDPKLMLTGGHEGQHDFALEDPVHVLGVPQLVPPFSLGNYLSQLSRKHLNICHVFCAQIEDIATLYSRGSSREYAMAIANVSGAISRVVDCPQLLMAHFGGGTILCIVTGDSLPGWPQIEELVLAELQIMGPWGEDANHAPITLSIGRPVRPNANRTQRVRNTFNRAIDRTAGRQISKNNASTSHTSAVSSAR; from the coding sequence ATGAAGATCCTCGCCGTCGATGACAATCCCTTCATCCTCGAGTTCTTGCCGGCAATCCTGCAAGGGACGGATTTTGCGAATGTGACCGTTGCCGCTTCGGGAAAGGAAGCGCTCGCAATCATCGAAGCGTCAGCGCAGCCTTTCGATTGCCTCCTGCTGGACATTGTGATGCCCTTCATGGACGGGATAACGTTGTGTCGCAAAATTCGGGCGATCTCGAGCTATCGCACAACGCCGATCATCATGCTGACACTCAAATCCGACGCAATATCAATCGAGCAGGCGTTCGCGGCCGGAGCCAACGACTACATTGTCAAACCCTTCGAAGTCCGAGAAGTTGAACGGCGCCTGCGCGTGATCCAGCGCCTCCTAGACAGTTCAGAAGTGGCGCTGCGGCTCGACCCCAAATTGATGTTGACAGGCGGCCACGAGGGGCAACACGACTTCGCTTTAGAGGACCCGGTTCACGTTCTTGGCGTGCCCCAATTGGTCCCGCCCTTTTCGCTGGGAAATTATCTCTCGCAGCTTTCTCGCAAGCACTTGAACATCTGCCATGTCTTCTGCGCGCAAATCGAGGACATCGCGACCTTATATTCTCGCGGCAGCAGCCGCGAATACGCCATGGCCATCGCCAATGTATCAGGCGCAATCAGCCGGGTTGTGGACTGCCCGCAGCTTCTTATGGCGCATTTCGGCGGCGGTACGATATTATGTATCGTCACCGGCGACAGCCTACCAGGCTGGCCGCAAATAGAAGAGTTAGTCTTAGCCGAACTTCAGATCATGGGGCCCTGGGGGGAAGACGCGAACCACGCACCGATCACTCTTTCGATCGGCCGGCCCGTCCGACCGAATGCCAATCGAACGCAGCGGGTACGCAA